The window GAGTGAGAGCTAATATAATACAAAAGAATTTCCAATTGTGTCAAGCCCTTCGGGCTTGGCTTCGGCTTGGCTATTCCTTCTTTTCGGCAGCTTCTTCCTTCCTGGCTTCCGCCCTATCCTTCATGTCGGCTATGCCTACGAAGATCGCGATGAGGCCGATGAAGGCGGCTATGAAGGGGAGGAAGCCTTTGAAGAAAACAACGACCTCGTCCCACCAGCCAAGGCCCTGGGGAATGCAGGCAGCTACGGCTGCCGCCAAAACTATCAAACCGATTATAAGAGCTTTCATGTTATGACCCCTTTTTAACGATGGCGGTACTTCCGGGCTACCATTACCACAAAAGCGGCTATGAAAAACACCGTGGGCAGGCAGGGAAGCACAATGGAAACCAGCGGAACAGAGCCTATGGAAGGAACCGTGCCCCCTGTGATCCCGAAAAGTTCAAGGATCGAGTAGACTGTCTCCACATAGGCTGCAATAGTGCCGATTACCATGAGCATCCAGGCTATGTCCCTGGTCTTTGACCAGAGCATAATGGCAAAGAAGGATGCCAAAGCCCCCAGCGCCAGCCGGCTTATTATATAGGTTACTTGCCCGGAATCCATACCCATAGTATCCTGATTTAAAGCCGGAAAAGCAATACCAAAACTACCGGTATACGAAAGAAGTTTTTGGGAGGTTCCATGAAAACTGAAGGAAGCGGGCTTTGCCCCAAACGCCTCAAGAATGCGGAGGCTTATTTAAAGCGCATCGTGGATCAGGGCAAGGTTGCGGGCGCCGGGGGCATGATAATCCGGCATGGGGTGGAAGGCTTTTGCGCAAGCGCGGGCTTTCAGGACAGGGAAAAAAAGACCCCCATGAAGGACGATTCAATCTACCGCATTTACTCCATGAGCAAGACCTTTACCATCGTTGCAGCCATGACCCTTTACGAAAAGGGCCTTTTCAGGCTTCACCAGCCCATAGCGGATTTCCTGCCGGCCTTCAAAGATCCTAAAGTCGCGATTCATGACGAGCGCGGCCAGGCCACCCTGGTTCCTGCCAAAAGGCCCATCACCTTTGAACACCTTTTTACCATGACTTCGGGCATCCCCTACCCTGGGGAAAATTCTTATTCAGCCAGAATAATGGCGGATACAAACAAGAAGAGCTTTAAGGATGCAGCCAAAGGCAAGCCCTGGAACACAGCCAAGACAGTGGACGAAGCCGCCAAAACGCCCCTCTGTTTCCATCCTGGGGATCAGTGGATGTACGGCTTTTCCCACGATATTTTAGGCAGGCTCATAGAAGTGATTTCGGGCAAAACCCTGGGGCAATACCTTAAAGAAACAATTTTCGATCCCCTGGGGCTTAAAGATACGGCTTTTTATATCCCCAAGGAAAAGCAGCTGCGGGCGGTCAAACCCTACAGGCTGGGCCCCAAGGGCCTTGAGCTTGTGACGGATCTCGGCTCAGATCCTGCTTCCCCTACCCCTCCAGCCTTTGAAAGCGGCGGAGGCGGCCTCAATTCCACCATGGCGGACTGCGGGCGCTACGCGCAGATGCTCCTCCACGACGGCAAGTCGGGGAACGAGCGCATACTTTCCCGCAAAACCCTGGAGCTGATCAGGGCCAGCCACTGCATACCGTCAGAAATGGCCTCCGATGTTTTCCCCCACCTGATAGGCTATGGGTACGGCCTGGGGGTCCGGACCATGCTGGATACCGCCAAGGCCGGGCTTAACGGTTCCCTGGGCGAATGGGCCTGGGATGGCATGATGGGCACCTACTACTGCGTAGATCCGGCAGAGGACCTGACCGCCCTCTTCT is drawn from Leadbettera azotonutricia ZAS-9 and contains these coding sequences:
- a CDS encoding serine hydrolase domain-containing protein; the encoded protein is MKTEGSGLCPKRLKNAEAYLKRIVDQGKVAGAGGMIIRHGVEGFCASAGFQDREKKTPMKDDSIYRIYSMSKTFTIVAAMTLYEKGLFRLHQPIADFLPAFKDPKVAIHDERGQATLVPAKRPITFEHLFTMTSGIPYPGENSYSARIMADTNKKSFKDAAKGKPWNTAKTVDEAAKTPLCFHPGDQWMYGFSHDILGRLIEVISGKTLGQYLKETIFDPLGLKDTAFYIPKEKQLRAVKPYRLGPKGLELVTDLGSDPASPTPPAFESGGGGLNSTMADCGRYAQMLLHDGKSGNERILSRKTLELIRASHCIPSEMASDVFPHLIGYGYGLGVRTMLDTAKAGLNGSLGEWAWDGMMGTYYCVDPAEDLTALFFIQLMSDINSDLQRGFVQTVYGAIDD